A part of Gossypium hirsutum isolate 1008001.06 chromosome A07, Gossypium_hirsutum_v2.1, whole genome shotgun sequence genomic DNA contains:
- the LOC121231850 gene encoding uncharacterized protein isoform X2, with product MKRRYQDIDPEDPSPIPISSTAALPKVRSPVNLPDSLPNRADGPKTSEFAFFKKLKKDAGQRFDSHSMQRIKNQPHKWNSGECCRAVERTRTVRNISKSSKGTKITINRPLPAGKASSKELGSRFSVEKVNSKDSRSPLPVNNVTLINFDSFPSPVDRAVNNSEVKLKNAFSAVEPIFSIEDWLKHHSDNKKPGGSYADEAELFSRKREKLLQWAHNSFPEIEELGSKGLDLS from the exons ATGAAGAGAAGATATCAGGATATTGACCCCGAAGATCCATCTCCAATACCAATTTCATCTACTGCAGCTCTCCCCAAAGTTAGGAGCCCCGTAAACCTACCCGATTCGCTACCAAATCGAG CTGATGGCCCTAAAACTTCTGAGTTTGCCTTTTTCAAGAAACTGAAGAAAGATGCGGGCCAAAGATTTGATTCACATTCAATGCAGAGGATCAAAAACCAACCACACAAATGGAATTCCGGCGAATGTTGTAGAGCAGTAG AGCGGACCAGAACAGTTAGGAACATCTCTAAGTCCTCAAAGGGGACCAAAATTACTATAAATCGTCCGTTGCCTGCCGGAAAGGCTAGCTCTAAGGAGTTGGGATCACGGTTTTCCGTTGAAAAAGTTAACTCTAAGGACTCAAGATCACCGTTGCCCGTTAACAATGTGACACTTATTAACTTTGATTCATTCCCCTCGCCAGTCGACAGAGCAGTAAATAACTCAG AGGTCAAATTAAAGAATGCCTTTTCAGCCGTTGAGCCTATATTTAGCATAGAAGATTGGTTAAAGCATCATAGTGACAACAAGAAACCAGGAG GGTCCTATGCTGATGAAGCAGAATTATTttctagaaagagagagaaaCTGCTGCAGTGGGCTCATAACTCATTTCCAGAGATAGAGGAACTCGGTTCCAAGGGGTTAGACTTGTCATGA
- the LOC121231850 gene encoding uncharacterized protein isoform X1, with protein sequence MKRRYQDIDPEDPSPIPISSTAALPKVRSPVNLPDSLPNRADGPKTSEFAFFKKLKKDAGQRFDSHSMQRIKNQPHKWNSGECCRAVERTRTVRNISKSSKGTKITINRPLPAGKASSKELGSRFSVEKVNSKDSRSPLPVNNVTLINFDSFPSPVDRAVNNSEVKLKNAFSAVEPIFSIEDWLKHHSDNKKPGGRYPVVNIFILCFESKGGKEGKMDVGKCRILVSPWSSKLYIEKKGMKSSSAI encoded by the exons ATGAAGAGAAGATATCAGGATATTGACCCCGAAGATCCATCTCCAATACCAATTTCATCTACTGCAGCTCTCCCCAAAGTTAGGAGCCCCGTAAACCTACCCGATTCGCTACCAAATCGAG CTGATGGCCCTAAAACTTCTGAGTTTGCCTTTTTCAAGAAACTGAAGAAAGATGCGGGCCAAAGATTTGATTCACATTCAATGCAGAGGATCAAAAACCAACCACACAAATGGAATTCCGGCGAATGTTGTAGAGCAGTAG AGCGGACCAGAACAGTTAGGAACATCTCTAAGTCCTCAAAGGGGACCAAAATTACTATAAATCGTCCGTTGCCTGCCGGAAAGGCTAGCTCTAAGGAGTTGGGATCACGGTTTTCCGTTGAAAAAGTTAACTCTAAGGACTCAAGATCACCGTTGCCCGTTAACAATGTGACACTTATTAACTTTGATTCATTCCCCTCGCCAGTCGACAGAGCAGTAAATAACTCAG AGGTCAAATTAAAGAATGCCTTTTCAGCCGTTGAGCCTATATTTAGCATAGAAGATTGGTTAAAGCATCATAGTGACAACAAGAAACCAGGAGGTAGATATCCTGTTGTCAATATTTTTATTCTCTGTTTCGAAAGTAAAGGAGGTAAAGAGGGGAAAATGGATGTAGGGAAATGCCGTATACTGGTTTCACCTTGGTCTTCCAAGctatatatagaaaaaaaaggGATGAAATCATCATCTGCTATCTGA
- the LOC121231852 gene encoding photosystem I reaction center subunit IV A, chloroplastic — MVSCCNMASAASGFLLTPNVSAGTSKTNNNNMVFFPSKTNNTSRLVVRAADEEASPPPPSPTPATTTAPPEGGEAPKPKPPPIGPKRGTKVKILRRESYWYNSYGSVVTVDQDPKTRYPVVVRFNKVNYANVSTNNYALDEIEEVK; from the exons ATGGTTAGCTGCTGCAACATGGCATCGGCTGCTTCAGGTTTCTTGCTAACACCCAATGTTTCTGCAGGGACTTCTAAGACCAACAACAACAACATGGTGTTTTTCCCATCCAAGACCAACAACACCTCAAGGCTTGTTGTGAGGGCAGCTGATGAGGAGGCTtcaccaccaccaccctctccAACCCCAGCAACCACCACTGCACCACCTGAAGGGGGTGAAGCTCCTAAGCCTAAGCCACCACCAATAGGACCAAAAAGAGGCACCAAG GTGAAGATTCTTAGGAGGGAGTCCTACTGGTACAACAGCTATGGATCAGTTGTTACAGTTGACCAG GATCCCAAGACTCGGTACCCAGTTGTGGTTCGATTCAACAAAGTTAATTACGCCAATGTATCTACCAACAACTACGCATTGGATGAGATTGAAGAAGTTAAATGA
- the LOC107955405 gene encoding protein LOW PSII ACCUMULATION 1, chloroplastic — protein sequence MASMAQFCYIIGPSNLRQKYSSFRFCFQNPVYRKNALSNISTRFHAKPSSVSVSPTIVCSAANKPSSSSQVSSSAKIRSEVLSPFRSVRMFFYLAFIASGSLGGLIATTQLIASLTNPARSSEVPDILTGLGIDIGAVSIFAFLYFRENTAKNAQLARLSREESLSNLKLRVNQNKIISVSSLRGIARLVICFGPASFILESFKLSEPFTESLLERGVLVVPFATDGNSPSLDFDESEDMKEITEKRKRLWQLAPVYVSEWTEWLDEQKKLAGISPESPVYLSLRLDGRVRGSGVGYPPWNALVAQLPPVKGLWSGLLDGMDGRVL from the exons ATGGCTTCCATGGCACAATTTTGTTACATTATTGGCCCCTCAAACCTTAGACAAAAGTATAGTAGTTTCAGATTTTGCTTCCAAAACCCCGTTTATAGAAAGAATGCACTGTCTAATATAAGTACAAGATTTCATGCAAAGCCATCATCAGTCTCAGTCTCCCCTACCATCGTTTGCTCAGCTGCTAATAAGCCTTCTTCCTCCTCACAAGTTAG TTCTTCAGCCAAGATAAGGAGTGAAGTTCTGTCTCCCTTTCGGTCTGTGCGTATGTTCTTTTACCTCGCATTCATTGCGAGTGGTTCCTTGGGAGGATTAATAGCCACCACGCAGTTAATTGCTTCTCTAACCAATCCTGCAAGATCATCCGAAGTTCCCGATATTTTAACAGGTCTTGGCATAGACATTGGAGCAGTATCTATCTTTGCATTTCTGTATTTCAGGGAGAACACTGCTAAGAATGCGCAACTAGCCAGACTCTCAAGAGAAGAAAGCCTTTCCAATCTTAAGCTCCGAGTGAATCAAAATAAGATCATTTCAGTTAGCAGTTTGAGAGGAATTGCTCGTCTTGTAATATGTTTTGGCCCTGCATCGTTTATCCTAGAGTCATTTAAACTTAGTGAGCCATTCACTGAGAGTCTTCTCGAAAGAGGAGTGCTGGTGGTTCCTTTCGCTACAGATGGAAACTCACCTAGTCTCGACTTTGATGAGAGTGAAGACATGAAAGAGATCACTGAGAAAAGAAAGAGGCTTTGGCAACTGGCCCCGGTTTATGTTTCTGAGTGGACCGA GTGGTTGGATGAACAAAAGAAACTGGCTGGCATTTCCCCTGAATCTCCTGT TTATTTATCTCTGCGCTTGGATGGTCGTGTACGTGGAAGTGGTGTTGGTTACCCTCCTTGGAATGCTCTTGTTGCTCAGTTGCCACCGGTAAAGGGACTATGGTCAGGTCTTCTTGATGGAATGGATGGCAGAGTTCTTTGA
- the LOC107955407 gene encoding monothiol glutaredoxin-S10, which yields MAITSHLPNLSYVPLDRPASFSHLPCNEFLRIQSNRASTSTSFSLGIHVSRKQCKPMLVRSMGSSFGSRLEESVKKTVASNPVVVYSKSWCSYSSEVKSLFKKLGVEPLVIELDEMGAQGPQVQKLLERLTGQHTVPNVFIGGKHIGGCTDTVKLYRRGELEPLLSEATAKSKEN from the exons ATGGCAATTACATCTCATCTGCCAAACCTCAGCTATGTTCCTCTAGACCGTCCTGCCTCTTTCTCACACCTTCCTTGCAACGAATTTCTTCGTATTCAAAGCAACAGAGCTTCAACATCGACCAGCTTCAGTTTGGGCATCCATGTCTCCAGGAAGCAATGTAAACCCATGTTGGTGCGAAGCATGGGTTCTTCATTTGGGTCAAGGCTTGAGGAGAGTGTTAAGAAGACCGTGGCTAGTAACCCAGTTGTTGTATACTCTAAGTCTTGGTGCTC GTATTCTTCAGAGGTGAAATCATTGTTCAAGAAACTTGGTGTGGAGCCTTTGGTTATTGAATTGGATGAAATGG GTGCCCAAGGGCCTCAAGTGCAGAAGTTGCTGGAGCGGCTTACTGGGCAACACACTGTCCCAAATGTTTTTATTG GGGGTAAACACATCGGTGGCTGTACAG ATACTGTCAAACTATATCGTAGAGGAGAACTGGAACCTTTGCTGTCAGAAGCTACCGCTAAAAGTAAGGAAAACTAG
- the LOC107955408 gene encoding probable indole-3-pyruvate monooxygenase YUCCA8 — MDQSLFRLVDQELDSFQRKWTLVNGPVIIGAGPSGLATAACLREQGVPFVVLERAECIASLWQKRTYDRLKLHLPKQFCQLSKLPFPEDFPEYPTRKQFIEYLESYAKHFDINPKFNECVQSARYDETSGFWSVKTIVTSGSNKTEFEYICRWLVVATGENAERVVPDIQGLAEFGGEVIHACEYKSGEKFQGQKVLVVGCGNSGMEVSLDLCNYNASPSMVVRSSVHVLPKEVYGKSTFELAVLMMKWLPLWLVDKLMLILAWLVLGNVEKYGLKRPSMGPLELKNTKGKTPVLDIGALKKIKSGDINVVPGIKRFSYRQVELVNGEKLDIDSVVLATGYRSNVPSWLQEGEFFGENGYPKAPFPHGWKGHGGLYAVGFTRRGLSGASSDAMRIAQDIGKLWKDETKQHKKITIACHRQFISQF; from the exons ATGGATCAGAGCCTGTTTCGCCTTGTTGATCAGGAACTAGATTCGTTTCAACGTAAATGGACTTTGGTCAATGGTCCGGTCATAATTGGTGCTGGACCTTCGGGGCTAGCCACTGCTGCTTGTCTAAGAGAACAAGGGGTGCCCTTTGTTGTTCTTGAACGAGCTGAATGTATAGCTTCTTTGTGGCAAAAACGCACTTACGACAGGCTGAAGCTTCATCTTCCAAAGCAATTCTGTCAACTCTCTAAACTACCATTCCCTGAGGATTTTCCTGAGTACCCAACAAGGAAACAGTTCATTGAATACCTTGAATCATATGCTAAGCATTTTGATATCAACCCAAAGTTCAATGAGTGTGTGCAGTCAGCTAGATATGATGAGACCAGTGGTTTCTGGAGTGTCAAGACCATTGTCACAAGTGGTTCAAACAAGACCGAGTTTGAGTACATTTGCCGCTGGCTTGTGGTGGCCACCGGTGAAAATGCCGAGCGTGTGGTGCCTGATATCCAAGGATTGGCTGAGTTTGGTGGTGAGGTTATTCATGCTTGTGAGTACAAGTCGGGTGAAAAATTCCAGGGCCAAAAGGTGCTCGTTGTCGGCTGTGGCAACTCTGGCATGGAAGTTTCACTTGATCTTTGCAACTACAATGCTTCACCATCAATGGTGGTTCGTAGCTCG GTCCATGTCTTGCCAAAAGAAGTCTATGGGAAATCCACATTTGAATTAGCtgttttgatgatgaaatggtTACCCCTTTGGCTTGTTGACAAGTTGATGTTGATTTTGGCTTGGTTGGTGCTTGGAAACGTTGAGAAATATGGGCTTAAAAGGCCATCAATGGGTCCATTAGAACTCAAGAACACTAAAGGGAAAACCCCTGTATTGGACATTGGTGCATTGAAGAAAATCAAATCAGGTGACATCAATGTTGTTCCTGGTATCAAACGTTTCTCATATAGACAAGTTGAGCTTGTTAACGGCGAAAAACTTGATATCGACTCGGTCGTTTTGGCAACCGGATACCGCAGCAATGTTCCTTCTTGGCTTCAG GAAGGTGAGTTCTTTGGTGAGAATGGTTACCCCAAGGCACCTTTCCCACACGGTTGGAAAGGCCATGGTGGATTATATGCAGTTGGGTTCACAAGGAGAGGGCTCTCCGGTGCTTCCTCAGATGCCATGAGGATTGCACAAGATATTGGCAAGCTTTGGAAAGATGAAACTAAGCAACACAAAAAGATAACAATTGCTTGCCATAGACAATTCATTTCACAGTTCTAA